Proteins from a single region of Juglans microcarpa x Juglans regia isolate MS1-56 chromosome 5S, Jm3101_v1.0, whole genome shotgun sequence:
- the LOC121267600 gene encoding uncharacterized protein LOC121267600, with translation MANHYSLCLVGAMDRLWFHQIILFPEPISFLCQKALETVKPFSKSLPYSPPSLSLPSDHDLQQELLLPDNEEISSAPSSISDLQDAYINSDDEDEEKEIRQKQRQSRSNPIRDRKSLQYSSSTSINEKRPRSLKNSAARRKLYKSMSCKTLGELEHEEVQGFMDLGFVFKKELLSPRMMSLVPGLQRLGEYKDQDQISTKLIIDVAEVVKDEESGELGKEKRVIKRRPYLSEAWFIKRYDSPLLNVRIAWASTAADMKKNIKFWARNVAISALQE, from the exons atggccaaTCACTACTCTCTTTGCCTTGTAGGAGCCATGGATCGTCTTTGGTTTCATCAAATAATTCTCTTCCCGGAACCCATCTCCTTTCTTTGCCAAAAAGCCCTCGAAACTGTTAAACCCTTCTCAAAGTCTCTTCCATACTCGCCACCAAGCCTCTCTTTACCATCTGATCATGATCTTCAACAAGAACTACTTCTTCCAGATAATGAAGAAATCTCGTCTGCTCCATCTTCAATCTCTGATCTACAG GATGCCTACATTAACAgcgatgatgaagacgaagagaaGGAGATCCGCCAGAAGCAAAGACAGTCGAGATCGAATCCCATCAGAGACAGAAAGAGCTTACAATattcatcatcaacatcaattAATGAAAAACGTCCCAGAAGTCTTAAAAACTCAGCTGCAAGGAGGAAATTGTATAAATCCATGAGTTGTAAGACCTTGGGGGAGCTTGAACATGAAGAAGTTCAGGGTTTCATGGATCTAGGTTTCGTATTCAAGAAAGAACTCTTAAGCCCAAGAATGATGAGTTTAGTCCCAGGATTGCAGAGGCTTGGGGAATATAAAGACCAAGATCAAATTAGCACCAAACTCATTATTGATGTTGCTGAAGTAGTCAAAGATGAGGAAAGTGGAGAATTAGGAAAAGAGAAGAGAGTTATAAAGAGACGACCATATTTATCGGAGGCATGGTTTATAAAACGATACGATTCGCCACTTTTAAATGTAAGGATAGCATGGGCATCCACGGCTGCTGAcatgaagaaaaatatcaagTTCTGGGCTAGAAATGTAGCAATATCAGCACTTCAGGAATAG